The sequence GAATACTTTAAAAATCTTTTCATAACAACTGATCTCTTGGAATTACTCTCAAATATAGTTATATTATTTTCACATGGCTTAATTTCATGGTGATTATTAGTTTGGTGTGTCTCAAATGATTACCTTTCCAGCCCCGGGTTCACCCGGGGTGATAAAATGCATGCGAGTGGGAGATGGAAAACATTGAATGAAAACTTCCGCTTTTGGACATTGCATCTTAAACCCTGAGAATGTTTCCACAAAATATTATTTATTCATAAAAAACAACTTATAATAAAGGGGGGTTGAAAAAGAATGGAAAGTTCTACTAAGAATGATATTTTAAAGCTGGCAGGATCCTTTTTAATTGTGATTATTTTTGCAGCCATAGGCAGTTTGGCTACCTTTTCGCAAATACCAACCTGGTATGCGACTCTAGTTAGGCCTGACTGGGCACCACCAAGTTGGGTGTTCCCTGTGGTTTGGACTACTCTTTACATCTTAATGGCACTGGCTTTGTTCCTGGTGTGGAGGAAAGGGCTGGAAACCAAACCTGCAAAGGTGGCAGTAGCTGTATTTTTAGTTCAACTGGCTATAAATGCCTTATGGTCGGTGGTATTCTTTGGACTCCATTCCCTTGGAGGTGGAGTGGTACTGGTAGTAATGTTGTGGATAGCAATACTGGCTAACATTATTGTATTCTACCGAATATCAAAATGGGCAGGCATACTGCTCGTACCCTACATAATCTGGGTGACAATAGCCAGTTACCTTAACTACACAGTATATCTCTTAAATCCATAGTTTAATCCATGGGAAATAGGGTTACAGGAATCAATCCCCTGAATATTTCTTTTTTTTATCGAGTTTTTGTATTTTTTTGATTTTAAATTTAGTGAATTGTTGAATAAAGAATTGTTGAATTAACAGTGTGGTTAAGTTTAAAAATCAGAATTCATATAATTCTAGCACAAAATAAAAAAAAGAGAAGATATGAATAATCTGGAACCAGTACCCATAAAATCCCCTGTTAAAGGGGAGTGGATGGTCTTAAATAGTCCTGGCACTAAAATTCCCAGTCATGGTACTCATTCTTTTGCAACAACCTATGCCTATGACCTCATGCAGGTTGACTGGACCCAAAAACATGTTAAATTCCACAGGAAAAGCACTTTAGATCATGTTTTAGGTAGGGTGCATTTGAAGGACTGTTACTCCTATGGAAAACCTATCTACGCACCTATTTCTGGCATGGTAGTTGAAGCCCTTGACGAATACCCTGAACGCGACCCTGTACAGCCACTCCGTGATATTTCAGTGGCCTTACGGAATGCCTGGGTTTTCGATCCCCACAAACATAACATCCAGGATATTGCTGGTAATTTCGTTATAATTCAAGGTGACCGAGTATGGGATGGGGTGTGGGCATTTCTCGGGCATATGAAAACCGGTTCAGTAAAAGTAAAAAACGGTGATACAATCGAATCAGGTACTCTCATCGGGAATGTGGGTCATTCCGGTAACTCAACAGCCCCTCACCTTCATTTCCAGCTCATGGATGGTCCTGATGCAAACAATGCCCGGGGTATTCCCTGTTGTTTTGCTGAATATGAATTATGCCAGGATAAACATTGGGTTAAGGTAGAAAAGGGAATACCAAAAAATGAGGATAGGATTCGTTTTTAAGTACAGGTTTTTTTAAGAGGATGAGTTTTTAATTTTATTTAAGATTCTCCAGGGGTTGCTGATCCGGAAAAACTCACAGGATCATTGTGAAAACATTACTTACATCTTTACTTGGGATCCGTTTTTTTGGGATCCATTTCTTGCTGGTTTTGTGGTGAGATTGCAGTTAATTTTATATGTAATGATTAATAATGTTAAATTGATTATCATGTTTTATCATGATAAATTAAATCAGTTTAAGTGATCTGTATGTTAAGAATAAAAGGAATATACGAACTCCCTCATGAAGAAGATGGATTCAGAATTTTAATTGATGAATCCTGGCCTGAAAACTTATCCAGAGAAGAAGCTCAAGTTGATTTATGGCTTAAAGATATATCCCCACCGGATCAACTCCAATGGGAGGATGGGGAAAGTATAAGCTCTGCCAGTGTTGAAGATGAAAATCCTGAGGAACTCTGGAGACAAACTGCTCTAAAACTTATCAGGGATACTGAAAAAGAAAAAGGGACTGTTACTTTTTTATGCTCCACTATCCAGAGCATAAACCAGTTGCAGTTTTAAACTGATCCTAGTTTACTGCAGTTGCAGTTTAAACTAGTCACAGTTTGCATTGCTTTTTCAATAGTCCGAGTTTCAATAGTCCGAGTTTCAATAGTCCGAGTTTCAATAGTCCGAGTTTCAATAGTCCCAGTTTCACTAGTCCCAGTTTTTTAAAGATACTCCCTTCCAAATCCTTATTTTTTTTATCCGGAAATTTTAAAGGTGTGATAAGTAGGCATTACTTCCCACTCCCTCTACCTCAACTGCCTTGACATTCATCTATCAATAGTAAATTCACCAAGTTGTTAGTGGATCCCATGAAAAGTAAGCTCTACGATAGAATGTGAAGCTCTATGATAACCAAAAAATTCGTTCTCCTGGACATTGATTACATCACCCGGAATCATGAACCAGTTATAAGGCTGTTCGGAAAGCTGGTTGGAGATAATGAAGAAGGACACATCATAGTCATGGATAAGAGCTTCAGACCTTACATCTATGTCATTCCTTCTGATCATTCTCGCCTGGATGACTGCACTCGCCAGTTAAGTGAATTAAAACTTCTATCAGTGGAAAAAGTTATTAAAAATGATATGGGGGAATTGAAAGAGGTCCTGAAGGTGACCTTCAAACATCCTCAGGATATTCCTAAACTAAGGGATAAAATATTGAATTTGAAGTCTGTGAAGGAAATCAGGGAGCATAATATTCCATTTTACCGCAGATACCTTATAGATAAAGGATTATTTCCTCTGAAGGTGGTGGAAGTGCAGGGTAATATCTTAAATTCCCCCAGATCTTCACGGGGAGTACGGGGATCACGGAGGTCACAGGAACCACAAACAGGAAGTCCAGAGGGTAGTTCCATACAAAAACCCTGCATCTTCCAGGTGGAAAAATCTCCCACCCCTCTGGAGTCCAGTTTACCAGAATTCACTGTTTTGAGTTTTGATATTGAAGTCTACAACCCCCGGGGCATGCCCCAACCAGACCTGGATCCCATTATCATGATTAGTTTCTCCAGTAACCATGGCTTCAGGAAAGTTTTATCCACCAAAAATACTCCTGATTCCTCCGACCCCAATGGTTTGCTCCTGGACTTTGTGGAAGTAGTATCTCATGAAAAAGAATTACTGGAGAAATTCGTGGAAACTGTGCAATCAGAAAACCCGGATATCATCCTGGGATACAATTCAGACTCATTCGACTTTCCCTATATTCGTGACAGGGCAGCTAAACTGGGGGTGCCTCTCAAGCTGGGAATAGACGGATCCTCACCCAAGTTCACCAGAATAGGTTTCAGCAGCTCTGCCATGATCAGGGGCAGGGTTCACATTGACCTTTACTCTAATATTCGTCGTTATATGCATCTGGCCCGTCACACCCTGGAGCACGTTTACCTGGAACTATTTGGGGAGGAGAAACTGGACATCCCCGGAGATAAGATCTACCTTTACTGGGATGAAGGGGGCAGGAGACTGGAAACACTATTCCATTACTCCCTGCACGATGCAGTGGCAGTTACCAGGATAGGAGAGAGGATGCTACCTCTCAACACTGAATTAACCCGTATTGTGGGCCAACCATTGTTTGATGCAGCCCGTATGGCATCAGGACGACTTGTTGAGTGGTACTTAATAAGAAAATCATTTGAACAGGGATACTTAGTGCCAAATAAACCATCTCCTGATGAATTAATCCAGCGGGAAGGTAAACATGTGGTGGGTGGCTATGTCAAAGAACCAGTGAGTGGTTTGCACGAGAATATTGTTTACTTTGATTTTAGAAGCCTGTACCCCAGTATAATAATCTCCAAGAACATTTCCCCGGACAGCCTCACCAGTGGGGAAAACTGCCATATATCACCGGAGTACGGTCATAAATTCCTTAAAGAACCAGTGGGTTTTATTCCATCAGCCATTGGCCAGATACTCCAGGATCGGATAAAAATCAAGTCTCAAATGAAAGAATCCCGTGATGATCATCAGCTCAGTGTCCTGAACAATCAGCAGGAAGCCCTGAAACGACTGGCCAACACATTCTATGGACTGTACAATCACAGTACATTCAGGTGGTATAGCTTGAAATGTTCAGAATCCATAACTGCTTGGGGGAGGGATTTCCTCAAAAAAACCATGAAAAACTCTGAAAAACAGGGATTCAAACCAGTGTATGCAGATACGGATGGATTCTTCGCAACTTACGTCGGCCCAATGGATTAGGGGCAAACTATTGGTTAATTTAAAACTAGTTCACTTAATCTTAGGGGTTAGAATATTCATAAGTTTAGAATTGATTTAGCTCTTAATTGTTTTAGAATATTTTCTGCTTGTTTTAGAACAAAATCTACTTTTGATTTAAAATAACTGCATGCCTGTTTAAAAAGAACATTACTGGGTGGAAATCCCACCCTTATCCATCAACAAAATGGTTATATTAATCAACTTATGGTTTGCCCACTAAAAATTCGGCCACACCGTAACCTTCCTTACCATCCCAGTCGTATTTGGAAATAGTTTCTATGAGAATCATCTTCTCATCAACTGGAACCATTCCAAATCGGATAACCTCACCATCAACTGAATACTGGGAACCATTTTTGTCAAACAGGTTCATTTTAAACGTGGATGGGATTCCATTATCAAATTTCAGATCTATGTCTGATTTTGTCAGTGGCTGGTTAGCTGAACCGGTGTAAAAGTATCCTGCATCTATATCTCCTTCATCAACTGAGAGTTTGGTTATGTTAAAAGCCGCATCACGTGAAAACTCGGAGTTTATCCACATCCACATCTTGGGAGATCCCCATTCCCTTACCCCACGGCTCAGGTCTCTTTCACCCAGTGCTTCAATTTCAAATACCTCTCCATCAACTTCGACTTTTCCCATTGCCTTTCCAAACTGTTCATAATGTTCTGAGGCTACATTAGATGACATTTCTGTCTGTTTTTCATCAACACAATCCACATAATCCATAACCGGGTTTAAAGCTTCCCAGGTTACATCCATCTTAACCTTGAATTCCTGGGGAACTTCTCCTCTTGGGTCAAAAATGGAACCATTATATTTAAGTCTCCATTTACCGGATTCAAGTTCCTGGTAATCCAAGCCGGCAATTTCAAGTGGATTATCATCACAGGGTGTTTCTAATTTAATACCAGCTATCTGCTGGGGAGACATTATAAAGAAGAACATTGATTTTTCATTTTTATTGACCTTGTTCCCTATACGCATAAAAGCGGTCAAATCGTTATTTTTATCATGAAAATTAAAATAATAGCTTTCATTCCATTCGTCATGTTTTTTCAGACTTTCCAGATCAAAATCCATTACAAATCACCGACCCGTTTTTTTCCTAAACCAAATAATTTTTCTAAACCAATAAATTTTTTGTAAATATTCACATTTTTTTGTAAGTATTCCCTGATTTAATGTTATTCTTTTTTATAAACAACACCTTCATTACCATCAACCACCAGTTTTTCACCGGTTTTAAATAGAGTGGTAGCTCCTTTAACTGCAGTCACGGCTGGAATCCTGTATTCTCTGGAAATAACTGCTCCATGGGATAGTATTCCTCCGGTTTCGGTGATAAGACCACCCACCTTTGAGAATACTGCGGTCCAGGCTGGATCGGTGTTACTGGTAATTAGGATTTCATCATCTTCCATCTGTGATAATTCTTCAATGGATTCCACAACTCTTGCTTTACCTGTGAATATTCCAGGACTGGCTGCTGCACCATAAATTGCATTCTGGTCGTATTCAGTCACAGTATCATCAAATTCAATCCCATTTTTAAGGAATTTAGGTGGAAGTGATGATTTGTATCTGTAAAACTCTTTCTTCCTCTTTAGAATCTCCTCCTGCAAGGAGAGAATATTTTCAGAAAGGGTATTCCCATTTAGCTCTGTTTTTTGTAAATCACTGGTATCAAAGAATGAGAATAACTCCTTTTCATAAAGGAAGAAAACATCATCCACATCATCAATGATTTGTTTCTCAGCTAATCTCCTTCCCATATCACGTAACATCAGTCTCTGACGGAAAAGCAGGTGGTCCAAGTAGAATCTTTGATTTTCCCTGAAGGTTAGATAGGTTTGGGCTAAATTAAGCACCACTTTGAATGTTTTCTCTTTGAAGAATCCGCCTCTTAATTTTTTTATCCTACTTGAAACTTCCTTTTCGGTTTTAAACCGGTTGGCACGGCTTTCTGATTCATTCTTTCTTAAATCCAGATCTGAAGAAGACAGTAACTTAATAACTTCCAGCACGTAAGCTTTATCTTCTCTCCAACGAGGGTACAGTATTTCACGGGTATTGGACCTGTGCCCGTAATCTGCAATAAACTGATCGAACTGTCTTTTAAAATCAGGATTGGATGATATCATTTCATCAATCTTTGATTCATCCAGAAGACTCATATCCTCGATTGCATTCATTTTACCCAGCAATGCAGGGTCTTCTCTTGAAGTTATGGCTAGATCAGAGAATTTTATATTCATTTCCACGGTTTTGTTATCATCCAAACCTGAGATCAAACCAGCGTAGAGGGAGCCATCCTCATCATCCAGCCATTTCACCAGCCAGTTCTTGATCATGAGGTTGGTGGCTATGGAATGGGATACCATACCATACCTTATCAGCTGGTAATGTTTGATTCCGGAGTTTTCAATATCATCATAGAGTTCTAGGAGTTCCTCATCACATAACGTGTCCAGATCAGTTTTATCGAAGTCTTCACATTTTTCCATGAATCCCTGGGCCCATTTTCGGTATGCCTTATCTGTCCGGTGCATCATCCCGTCCGGGTCTCGAATAGCCACTAAAACTTGTGATATTAATGCTTTATGCATTAGGGAAGGATACTCGGATATTCGTTTTTGATCTTCCAATGGATAATAATTCAACAACTCTTTGGATCGTGCAAATTTAGGGTAATAGGAAAAAGCCTTCTCCAAAACCCAGCTGTTGAAATAAACCCTTGATTTATGCAGTTTTAAAAGTTCAGTGTCGGTTATCTCTTTATATCCCATTATCCGGGCACCTTCATGGTTCACGTAATCAGTGAGCATTTTACCCATAACATCGTAAAAGAGTGGAGTGGTTGCATCAGCCCAGTACTCATCCCCGTAAGCCCGGGTCCATAGAATATCATCTTTATCCTCGTTGAGGGTGGTTACTGGTCTTGATTGGAGGATGTAAATCTTTAAAGAGGTTTTTTCGGGATTATTCAACATTTTATACTTATCTACATCTTGATCAGACTCATCCTTTCTATATTCTATGGCCCATTCAATATCCTGACTAACACCGAAAAAATCTTCAAGTTCTACTCCAATCTGGAGTAACATTTTAAGAACATCATCATTGAGACTTGTTTTTTCCCTGTCCTCTTCATCTATGGTAATTAAAGTGTTCTGGCCGTTGGCCAGGAAATATCCTTTATTTTTGGTTTTAATATTCTTTTCCAGGATTTTCCCATCTCTTCCCAGGACGAAAATATCTGGGGTGACTATTCCTGAGGCAATGGCTTCACCCAGGCCCCAGCTGGACTCAATAACCACCTGGTCTGTTCCATTAACTGGATTGGCAGTGAAGGTAACTCCACTGATATCGGCGTTGACCATTTTCTGAACCAGTACTGCTAATCCTGCTGATGATAATTCAGTGTCTAAATGCCCAATGGAAGAATCATGCCTGTACTTCACGGCACGGTCAGTCCAGTAAGATGCCCAGCATTGGATGATGTTTTCTAAAATATCGTCCTTCTTTATATTCAGGAAACTATCCAGTTGCCCTGCAAAACTGGCATCTGCCAGGTCTTCAGCAACTGCTGATGATCTTACCGCGTAGTATCCGTCAGGAAGATCAGATATTTTTCGGGTAATTTCTAAAAACAGATCCTGTGGTAATTCCTGGGATTTTATCATGCTTCGAATGGCAGAACAACCCTGAGAAATTGAATCTTCATGGGTAAAATCAATAATCCTAAGTATTTCAGATATTTTAGCTTCTAATTCTTTTTTAATAAAAAAATCATAGGCATCTACTGAAACTGTAAATGCTGGGGGAATGTTAAACCCGGCTGCTGACATTTTAGCTAGATTAAGTGCTTTACCACCAATTTTTTCAATTGATAAATCTTTTTCCTTGAGATCTACCACGTACTTATCCTTATCCACCATATTATCAGTGCCCATTAGTATAATCAATATATCCTTTTGTATTTATTTTTAAAATAAGTAGAATTCTCTATTTGATTCTAAAATAAGTAGAATATAAAACAGTATGATCAGGGGAGGTGCGTTGCTTTAACCACACCTGGTTATGGGGCCCCCTAGTTCTATTAATTTAATAAAACAGATTATGAAATATTTTGGGTGGATTTATTTTTTTATCCACCGAGTTTGTTTACAATGTTCTGCAGGTGAGTATGGGCTTGTGCTTCGTTGGTATTGATTTGTCTGGCTAACTTTGCGAATTCACGGAGATCATTGGCATAAGCTGTACTATCGCCGTTTTTAATATCTGCGGCCTGTTTATCTATGTTACTTTTGATCTGGTCAATCAGGGTTAAGGTTTCGTTAGTATAGGTTAACCTTATTTCCTGGGCTACATCTCCCTTTAACAGCACGTCATATCTCATTGCTATGTCGTGGTTCATGGTGAAATTGTTTTTAAATTCATTCATCATTTTAGTGTAGTTTCCATTATCACCGCTCATCTGTTCGGCGATATTATTTCTTTCATTTTGTGAAACCATGGATAAGGCATTATAACTTTCCACCATGTTTGCTGAGTTTTCTATCTGTGTTATCTCCGATTCAGGAATTCCTGGGCTTGATGTGGCGTTAAGCTCCTCTTTTAATACTTTTAAATCTGCTGGAAGCAGTGTCATACTGGCGTAAGCATAGTAACTGGCATATCCCCCAACAATCACGGCAACTAAAATTATTAATGCTATTATTTTTTTATTCATTCTCAAATCCCCTCCCTAATCTAATATCACTCAGTATTATGTAAAATGAATATTTAAATATTCTTAAAACTCACATTCTACTGGATGCAGGAATAACTTAGCAGGGTCTTGGAAAACCAGTTTATAATGATAATATGTTTAATGTTTGTGGGGTACGTGTTAGATGGTCTTGTGTGTTAGATACGAGTGGAATGCTTTGAATTCCGGTATCCCACCATATCTTAAAATGAATATGGACTGTTAAAATGAATAATGTTACTTTGAATCCAGTTGAAAATGAAATTGAGAATAAAATGGTTAAAATTACAGATTATAAAAAAAATAAGAGGTACTAAATAATTAAAACGGGCCCGACGGGAGTTGAACCCGCGGCCACCTGGTTAAAAGCCAGGCGCTCTCCCAGACTGAGCTACGGGCCCTTAAAATGCCTGAAATGAGTGAATTTAAGTTGTGGGCTTCCACATTCTTTCATAATACTCAACACAAAAACAGGGTAGTAAATGGTTTATCAAACTATTATTTAAAGTTTGGCAATTGAAGACATGTTAATATTAAATAGATTGCTCTTAAGAACATAATACGTTAATGAATTGAAGATACCAGTCTTATTCCTTTTGTGTATTATATTTCATATTGAAATGTGATGTTATTGGTATTTTTACACTTATAATGGGTGTCCTGCTGAACGAATTCATATCAGAATTAATGATTATTTTAGATAGGAGACACTTTTTAGGGATTCAGTCAGTAATTATTCTGGAGATGTACTTTAGAAGTTAGTGTAGATTATAGGATGGCACAGTTATTTTAATGCATGATAATCATCTAAAATAGGATTCTAGGTAAAGAATATAATATAAAAGGAGTGCAGGGGAAGGGATTCGAACCCTTGAAGGCCTGCGCCAGAGGATCTTGAGTCCACCCCCGTTGACCGCTTGGGTACCCCTGCAACGTACTCAATAAAAGAACCATATCTGTAATTATAATAAATTGAATCATACTGTAATTACTGCGAAGGAATCTCTGTAAATGATTGAGCGGGCCCGACGGGGATTGAACCCGCGACACCTTGGTTAAGAGCCAAGCGCTCTGCCAGACTAAGCTACGGGCCCTCTAGAATGCCCTGAAATGAATTAAACCCAGATTATAGGTTCCTAAATCCATATTTATATTCCAAAACAAACAGGGTAGTACATGATTTGTTAAGCTATTATTTAAAGTTTAGTAATGGTAGGAAGTAATATTTTATAAAAGGAGTGCAGGGGAAGGGATTCGAACCCTTGAAGGCCTACACCAATAGGCCCTGAACCTATCCCCGTTGACCGCTTGGGTACCCCTGCAATATACAGTGATGGTCGGCTATCGTATATATAATTTAACTTTTTTTACATTTGACTTTATCCGGGAATTGATCTGTCCAGGTACTAAAATTCATTGTTCATAAAGTACTAAGTTGATTTGTACAATATTACTGGATTGATTTTTCCTTAAGTACTGGATTTGGTTGTCTAAAGTAGTGGCTTGATCTGTCCAAGTACACTCTTCTTTAGATCATCCCTTTTAAGTTTACCCTTTCCTCAGGAAATAAGCAATTAAGCCCAAAGTCAGGAATATGCATGAAATACTCCCTATAACTGAGACAATATCTGCATTTTGGATAAATGGCAGGCATAGATAAAAAATCATCGATCCTAAGACTTCAAATCCAATTACAATTCCAATCAATCCGATTCTTTCCAGAAATGACTTGAAATCATATAAACGGTATCTCCTTTAAAATTTGAACGAATAATAATCACCATTTCGATTCAATTTAAAAAAACCATAACATTGCCTTTCATATATTCCTCAGTTTAAGTTTATTCCCTTATTATTTTGAATTTATTCTTAAAATTCAATTAAATTGCCTATTTTCATTATAAGGGTCAACTATTTTCTTATAGGGCTAATATATTGGAGGCGTTAGGTAGGTTGTATTCAATCAACCTACCTTCAAAAGTAACCATCATATTTTTATGTAAAAGAGAAGGGAAATGTATTACTTTTTATTTGTGGTAGTTACCTAAAATTAAAATAGACGCCAGAAACACCACTAAAATAATTAAAAGTGGCCATAATCCTTCAATGGTTATGCTGGTCCGGTTAAAGATGTTCCTAATGGAAAATTGCCAGGTCATCTGCCCCCATAAACAGGTCCCGGCCAGTATGCCGTTTATCTTCAAACGTTTTTTCTCTTTCTGGATGGCCAGGTACTCCTCATTAAAATCATTTTTAGCGCTGCTGCTTAACCATCCAGATCCCAGCTTGTAAACCTGGGAAATGGTTAAAACATTCTTATACCTGTCTCGGTACTTATGGGATGCTTTACGCCAGCTTTCACGCTTAGCTTCTCTGCTGCAGTTCTTCTTATCTTGTGGGCAGTACTTCTGATTGGGTGATCGAACCTCGAAGGGATCACCGCACCACTGGCAGTATCTGATTGCTGTGACTTTTTTACTCATAATAATTCGCCTAATGGGGATTAAATGATAAAAAGTATTGATCTGTGATTTTTTTAATTGAAGTGTAATTTAGGTTTTTGAAGTTATGATGGTGTGGACTTCATTTTTAACCATCATAATTTTATATCATTAACTTGTTGAAAGTATTACTGAATAATTCCAGATAATAGGTTAATTTAGGTGAACCCATGGTATAATTTTATCTTTAAATCGATGGATGATTCTTATTCCTTAATTTATTAATACTGCGGTCCTGTTTTTGACATAAAACTATGATGGTTATTGGTGAATGAGACAGTTTAAGGTTAAATTTTTATAACCCGGTCCAATTCACAGGAGCATATTTCAATGGGAAAGAAAAAGAAAAAACCTTCCAGAAAAAATAAAAAAGAAAAAAAGAATAATAATCCTGCTAATCAAGAAATAACCGAAGAAACAACGCATTATGGTTCACAAATATATGGAAAATATGCCTTTTTGGCAATATTCATTGGGGCAATAATATTCATGTTCATCTATTTAGGTGGTCTGGTAATGTTTTTAATCAATTAAATGTTTTTAATCAAATATCTGTTTAGTCAGATGATCTGCTTTTGGAAATTTTCATTGTGAGTTTAGATTTAAATTGTGAGTTTAGATAAATTCATTCGGGAAACATTCACTCTTTCTGGAAATTCACAAGAACTCCCTTTATATTTAATAATGTAGAAGAATCATACTTCTATTATATGATTGACTTATGAGGGGAAACCCCCAATTAATCAATTCAGATAAGGGGACTTTAATGTGAAATGCAGAAATTGTGGGCATGATAATGACGCGGATGCGGCGTTCTGTGAAGAATGTGGTACTAAACTGGTGGGAGAACCATCTTTTGGAAGAAGTCCTCCCGTAAAACCCAAAAAAGAAGGTTCAAAGAGAACTAACAATATTTTAATATTTGCCATCATTGCACTGGTGATCATACTGGGAATAATGGGTGGAATTCTCCTAAAACTCCCTGGAAACTCCACAAAAGCGGCAAACAATACTACGGTTACCAATTCCACAGTCCCCCCACAGATATCCTTAACAGAGGGATTTTCTGTTTCTGAGGTTCCCGGTCTTGCACAGGAAATATCAAGAACCGAAGTTGGATTCACCACTATTTCCTATGGTGGGGTAACCCTGGATAAAAACCAGTGCCTTTACATATTATCCAGGGGTATTGTGATGATAAACAATGCCCAGACTGGGAACATCCCTATAAACCAGTACAAAAATCCGGATAATGCTTACGGAACAGTCACCTCTGCCACCATCACTAAAACTGAATACGTGGACATGGCCCAGAGAACCTACACTTGGATGGACAACAATGGCCAATCCCCTAACTACATTGGTATAAAAGTATCAGGACAACCTGATCTATCCCCGGATACTTTACTGAACCTGTACTCAAAGGCATTAACTCAGTATAAATCAACCGGCCAGCTACCAACCAGTGTCACAATACCCTAAACCTTTTTTAAGGATATGGGATGATTTTTGTTTTAAAATAAGATTTATGGTAATATGAGGGTTAAAATGGGGAAGAAACTTCAATTATTTTTGGTACTGGTTGTTCTATTTGGTGTAGTGTTAATATCCTCATTTTATTTATTCCCTGTCCAGAAAAATACCTCAACCGTACCTGTCTTCAGCAGTGTGGTTCTGGGAGAAACTGAATACGGAACAGTTACCAGGGATGGTCCCTATGGAAATGCCAGTTCTGGCAACAGGATAGCCTACATAGTTGGTGTTCATCCCCTGGAATACCAGGCCCACGATGCCCTGGTTGAATCTGTAAAAAACCAGAATAAATCTCTTAAAAACTGTTACTACATTTATCGGGTAAATGTCACTCAGGGGGCTGATGATTATGACCATGGAAGGGCCAACGGCCAAGCACTGGCCTATACTTATGTGGTGCCAGATGTTAAAAACTCTTCAATAGACCTGGCTATTGATGTGCATTCCAACGAGGGTAACTACCAGGAAAAATGGTTCCTCTTCATCCCCAGTCCATCTGAAAAGGCAGAATCAATTGCACATACCATAAAAAATGAGACCAACTGGTTAACAGTTTACAGCCCCCCTAACCCCACCAGCCCGGCCTATGTGACCATTCCTCTGATCCAGGCGGGAATTCCGGCAATTATCTATGAAACCTACACCTATGAATCAGTCCAGCAGTCTCAAAAACATGCT is a genomic window of Methanobacterium formicicum DSM 3637 containing:
- a CDS encoding TspO/MBR family protein — protein: MESSTKNDILKLAGSFLIVIIFAAIGSLATFSQIPTWYATLVRPDWAPPSWVFPVVWTTLYILMALALFLVWRKGLETKPAKVAVAVFLVQLAINALWSVVFFGLHSLGGGVVLVVMLWIAILANIIVFYRISKWAGILLVPYIIWVTIASYLNYTVYLLNP
- a CDS encoding M23 family metallopeptidase → MNNLEPVPIKSPVKGEWMVLNSPGTKIPSHGTHSFATTYAYDLMQVDWTQKHVKFHRKSTLDHVLGRVHLKDCYSYGKPIYAPISGMVVEALDEYPERDPVQPLRDISVALRNAWVFDPHKHNIQDIAGNFVIIQGDRVWDGVWAFLGHMKTGSVKVKNGDTIESGTLIGNVGHSGNSTAPHLHFQLMDGPDANNARGIPCCFAEYELCQDKHWVKVEKGIPKNEDRIRF
- a CDS encoding DUF488 domain-containing protein codes for the protein MLRIKGIYELPHEEDGFRILIDESWPENLSREEAQVDLWLKDISPPDQLQWEDGESISSASVEDENPEELWRQTALKLIRDTEKEKGTVTFLCSTIQSINQLQF
- a CDS encoding DNA-directed DNA polymerase is translated as MITKKFVLLDIDYITRNHEPVIRLFGKLVGDNEEGHIIVMDKSFRPYIYVIPSDHSRLDDCTRQLSELKLLSVEKVIKNDMGELKEVLKVTFKHPQDIPKLRDKILNLKSVKEIREHNIPFYRRYLIDKGLFPLKVVEVQGNILNSPRSSRGVRGSRRSQEPQTGSPEGSSIQKPCIFQVEKSPTPLESSLPEFTVLSFDIEVYNPRGMPQPDLDPIIMISFSSNHGFRKVLSTKNTPDSSDPNGLLLDFVEVVSHEKELLEKFVETVQSENPDIILGYNSDSFDFPYIRDRAAKLGVPLKLGIDGSSPKFTRIGFSSSAMIRGRVHIDLYSNIRRYMHLARHTLEHVYLELFGEEKLDIPGDKIYLYWDEGGRRLETLFHYSLHDAVAVTRIGERMLPLNTELTRIVGQPLFDAARMASGRLVEWYLIRKSFEQGYLVPNKPSPDELIQREGKHVVGGYVKEPVSGLHENIVYFDFRSLYPSIIISKNISPDSLTSGENCHISPEYGHKFLKEPVGFIPSAIGQILQDRIKIKSQMKESRDDHQLSVLNNQQEALKRLANTFYGLYNHSTFRWYSLKCSESITAWGRDFLKKTMKNSEKQGFKPVYADTDGFFATYVGPMD